The genomic window TAATAATAAACATATGTCATTGTAAAGAAGGATATTTTGATTCCATACAATCTTGTTTGGGATTACCAAAATGAAAATGGCTATATGCTCAATGATAGCAGTGATATATATTGTCCTTCCTATTTAAGAGAGGTCAAAATGGAGTAGAACAATTGTATCCATCTATACTTAATAATGGCTTCAAATTGCTAATATATGttaataacaaaaatatgttATGATAGagggtggttttgtttgtgtccacagaaaatgaaaaacagcTTTGGATTCCATCCAAAAAGTAACAATAAGACTAGATAGAGGGAGACTTCCTGACAAGGCTGGCTGCATAATGAAACGAGAGAATAAAGACAAAATGAACCAGTAGTGTCTAATGCTAAGCCCTCTACTGAAACAACTCTGAAACTGACTGGGGCACATATATGTTTCCAGCCAGACCTTTAGCTTACATGGCCAGTAAATCTTGTCAACTACAGAATTCTtgtcttaaagatttttttatgttaAGTATGAGTACACTGGtgttgttttcagacactccagaagagggcatagaatcacattagagatggttgtgagccatcatatggttgctgggaattgaactcagggcctctggaagagtagcctgtgttcttaaccgctgagccacctctccagcccaactgcAGAATTCTTATGACTTATTGTTACATACCATCCCTTTGGATGGCCCGAATGGAGACTTGCATTACAGTTTGGTTATATCATCAAACTAGCTCAAAGAGCGACAGATGTCTTCTTGCTCAGATGGAGAGTGGAAAGTCATCTTTGACTAAACTCTGCACCTTGCACATTCCATACAGAACTATGGACATGTAAGAAATTATGTTTCAGAAAATGACAAGTAAGGAAGTTAACTAAATCAAAATAAGTTCTAATTTTGGTGGAATAATGACGTATGTACTTTAAAAGCCATCACCAATTAGTTACTGGTTTTCTGCCAAGTGGGTGATTCCTATATTTCTAACTTATGTGCAAAGTTCTCCTTTTTACTCTAGGCCTCACACCTATGTTAATATTGCTCCTTTTGCTATTCTGGACGATGGTTCACTTGGTGCTCTtactgagttttctttttatgatATCGTTTTGTGTTATAACCAGTTATATTAACCAATAATTTGCTCCTGGTAATTTTTGATTGATAGGTAACCTTCTGATGTTCCTTTTGCTGTAAATATGTCTCAGCCATGATTTATTTGATGACCCTGGAATTTACACTACACAGACTGTGATAAAACCTCTGTCTTGTTAGAAATGCTTTATTGCTGTTATTATATTGGGAGTTACAGGCTTGATTTCCTTGGCACCCCATGTTGTTGCTTCCAGCACTGAGTTGATTCAGCTGGTCCACACTGTGGAATATTAACAAACTTTCTAaaaaggtttctattgctattttTACATAAGCGAAGAATGATAAAGGCACTTTATGTAGAATTTTGTTTTAGCAGAACATATGAATTggaattcaaatttaaaatattaaggttAATCTTACTGATGCCTGTCACACTAAATATAAATGGATTTATAGGGCTCCTTTGTCTTAAGGTGGCTCAGTTTATATTTGGATGCATGTTCATACTCATATTAGAAGCATTGTGATTGATTCTTAGATTGATTACATATTCACACATTTCATGAGCAGATTGTAGCAGTCTCACATGCTCATTTAGGGTTGAAAATGTGGCTGCTCCATTTCTCAATTCTGTTCAGTGTTATGTTTCTAACATgtatttcttgtcttttctgattAATCATGAAATTGCCGTCAAACTCGTTCCCAATTGTGCTATTCTCTTTCCAGTCCTCATTTGCCAACTAAGCTTGGGTCCCCATGCTGCGACTCTTGATGTCCTATACCTTccattaaaacataaaaagatgGGGAGATGGCAGTGGCCATGCAATGTCTTCAAGGAATGAAATACTGGCTGATGCTACTCCACATAGCAAGGCTCATGGAAACTCTTCCCACTTTGTAAGGCCTGTGGGTGCGTTTTGGTGGCCTCTCTGCTTGCTAACTAAATTATGTGTACTACAAGATCTTCTTCACTATGCTGTTTATACTCATAGATTATTCCCACTTAATTTTGTCAGTCACGGGCAGGGCCAGGATCATGCAGACTAACAGCCAGTGGATGATTCCACGGTTTTCTCAAACCTCTTTTGAAGCACaaaagccccttctcttccctcttcctctgttgATTCTCCATGTTACCATTAATCCTGGGTATTGTGGGGCACATACTCATTTCCCTAGAGAAACAGCTACACATATACTGAGGAAGCATGCAATAGCTTTGGAGAGCAGTAGATCCTGCTTGCATAACTGTCCTGGGGAAGCTGTGTCTGATCAATGGAGGCTTTAAACATGTATTGTTGGAAAGATGGTATCTGGACTTGATGCGTGCATATCTGGAAAGTTTGCTTGGTACTATGAGCTTATCCCTGTCTGCAATTTAAAAAGAGTTGTTGACACATGGGTGCTTTTGATGACTGTGGGGAAAAGTAACTTTACCTTGTAATTTCAAAAATAGAGGGGGATGAACGTATACTCACAAGTGGTTAATCTGTCTCTCACATTGTACAACTCAGATGACAATAGGATACCTCAGGATAAACTACCAGGGCCTGGAGTTACAGTTGCATCTTGCTGTATACTTCTTTCCATATATGTTGCTCCCAGAAGGGTCATCCCTTGCCATTTTGCCCCCCACATTGGGCCATCCATATGGTGAGGAGTTTCCATACCACTGAACTCTCAGTGCACATGACTCTCAATCACTGCCCTTGGGCTTCTACCGTACACACACCTTAGACAGAATAAAGAGCTAAGCTGCAGAGCTTGCCAATTAACCAACAGCCACAATACTACCAAGCATCCAGGCTCTGAACCACAAGGTAACAGACATGTCCCAGGCATGCACTCAGGCCAGCACTAGTGACTCATACCCACAGACCTCAAGGAGCCTCAACTGGCCAAATAGAGCACACTGGCTGACACTGGGCCACTTAGCTGGCCACTTAGCTGGCTGCTTTCCCACCCTTCCCCTGCCCTTCCCCTGCCCACCGCCCTTGCTGTCCCCCAGGTGGGCAGAGATGGCAGTggcaagaacagcagtggcagcaaagAGCTGTGTGCTTGGGAACTCTGCAAGACAGAAGGGCTGGACCAAAGCTGCTtttcctgcagcagcagcagcagcagcagcagcagcagcagcagcagcagcagagactgAGCCCATGAAACAAAAGGCTGGATGGCAGCTCTAACTGCTGGAAGGCTAGTGTCCTAGGatgggacaggggtgggggaagggaaggagagagagagggggggggagggggagagaggggagggagcatGCTCACAATGAGTTTTGCAAGAAGAGTCACTAAACTTTCATTTTGCTTCGAAACAAACAAATTTATTGGGAACAGAACCATGAACCAGGTGAACTTGCTTCAAAAGTAACATGAACTGACACCAGGTCTCATGACCAGGTGAAGTCCCCATGGCAGTGGGGACATTGCAGTTCAGTCCAGTTGAAGCTTCAGGACAGGCTGAGCTTGTCAAAGAGGTACTCGGCCAAGCTGTGCTCCAGTGCCCCCATCTGGTGCAGGTTGGTCAGGTAGCCGCCCATCTTCTTGAGGACACGGACCTGCTCGTCCAGAAAATTTTGCTCCAGGAAGCAGCAGAGGTGGGCATCACCCTTTCCCTTGGCCAGCTCGTGCAGGTTGAGCAGACTCTGGTTGATGGTCATCTCCATGCAGAAGGAGCATTCCATGGCCCGGAGGCCCCCCTGCCAATTGCTGCGGTCTGGTTTCGAGATGCTGGGCAGACAAGCATGGCCACCACGCTTATTCTGCAGGAACACGAACTTCTCCACACTGGCCTTGCAGTCGTGTGACTTGCTCAGGAAGAAACGCTTGAAATTCCCCAGGGCCACGTCATCACGGTCAAAGTAGAAGGCCATAGACAGGTACACATAGGAAGCATGGAGCAGCAGGAGGATATGAGTGTTGATGGCTTCCTCACAGCAGCGGTCATAGTTCTGTCGCACCTGTGAGGGCGCTTCAGCCATGGTGGCCGCTCGAACACAACCACTGTCTCAGCAGTACCTGTACCTGCTCAGAGAGCCAGAGCAGGCTCAGAGGGCAAGGCCCTTCTGTCCTGGAGTCCCTCTGAAGAGAGGAAGCGACCCAGTGGGGCAGCAAGTGGAAGCCTCAGGTGGCTCTGAGGCAGCCCCACCTGTGTGCTGGTGGGTGTGTATCTGTGCGCCTGagtgcctgcctgcccgcctgcacGCCTGTCATTGGTCACACTGGAAATGACAGTTGGCGCCTGATGATGACATCAACTCAGCACCCCGGCTTAGAGAGGGGAGGGGCCGGGTCAGGAGCGCTGCTGTGGTCCATGGCAGAGTCCACTGCTGGGCCCTGACTGGCCTGCACCACAGACTTTAAACGACTGTATGGATAATCTGCAACATTTTACACTAAATCCTCAGGATGCTTTACAAAGCTGGTTCTCCGATTAACCCCAAAATGTTACTGCTTTCAACTTTCTGCTCTTTACTTTCCTTACACACATTTAGAATCAGAATGCCTCATTTGGATGACCTCAACTACTATTCACCTGACCTTGTGAGAACAGGGTCAAGGGTCAGGTTGAAAGGTCATCAGGGCTCAGGTCCGTCAGGCAACCATGTGATGACCTCTGCATCCATAGAAGACTTCAACATAcaagattttaaaattcttttctcagGAGTACAGTAATAGTTGCCATtgttctggtggtggtggtagttgttgttgttgttgttgttgttgtgttatgGTGGAGGAGGGTACCTGAAAAGCAGAAGCTTTGATGCCTCTCTGTGGAAAGTATAATTATTCATGGCAGCTCACCACCATCCAACATTCTTTTTACTCCCATTGCCAAGAAAGAAGCTTTTTGTTGTTCATAACAAAACTATTATCAGAActtgacaaaaaaaataaataaaaagactagCACTAGGAATGCATTTTGTCATCATTATGAACATATGGGAAGCATTACCACATTCTCTTAAGCAGGGCTGATACTGCACTGAATTCATTAATATCACAAGCAAAATGGACTTAACCATCCACTATGCAtaacatattttttctatatagtatataatagtatctcctttgtttattttacagtagtttttaattctgaaaaaaaCCTATAATACTCTGATTtgtttcccttctcttctgatttttaccattttatttattagctattttctggattttatttatgtgatttCTTTTGTGAATCTTAATTTTTTACAGGCTTCAACATAGGCATTCATTTCAGAATCAGTGAATAAGGTATATTtgagaaagtaataaaaatttaaaatgaagcttatatttatttatataaaaattcttctatttttatcctaaatagccttttaaaaacatttattttacatttatggaCATATTTGTCCAAGTCTATGTATTTGAACCATATTGGAGGCAACTGTCTTGTGAGTCCATGAAAGTATACTGGATCCTCCAGAACTGAAGTCATAAGTTATAACTTAAATGTTACCTGTTATATGTTCTGGGAACTCAACTCAGTCCTAATTCAAAAGCACCAAGTGCTATTAACTAATGAGTTCTTCTGGGTACTTGTTTGATGTCTGCAAAAATACTATAATTGAATGTCAGGAAACATAGTTATGCTAATAGACTTAGGTGTGCCAgtcaatcttttttttctttcaaaactttTTCCATGGGCAGCTTTacaaagcataatacaaaattgtCTCATTTTAAGATTCATATTGTATAACATATTATAAAGtatgattatattatatattgttatatatgatctatatataatatatcacaccatatatacatacatatatgactatatttaatataattatattatggtAATAATATGGCAGAAATTATGTTATGTTTCATAGAAAGCCATAACTTGTTTAGTAAATTTTATGCATATTCCATAAATACTTGTagtgttgttttgtattgtgaAAAATTCATTTTTGGAGCtgactttgttttatttcaaagaaatagCATAATATTCAGTATACCATGATTTGGTgtggtttattttaaaaagtgttataTACATCTTCTTGCCAAGCTTAAATACTAAACATGTAAATATCAAGATAAGTACTTATGCACCCTCTGGCCCAACTTTCACTGACTGTCAAGGAAGACATAACTACAATTCTGTGGTTAGCAAAGAGTATTTAAGATCCTTGACGTGATTCCCCTATATAGAAAAGGGAACCTATatttttggaggaggtgtgtagATGGAAGAAAACAGGGCATAAAGGCATACTAACTAAGAATCAAAAGAAATTGGCAATTCAGCATGCTTCAATAACTACCAGAGTTTATACACCTCTATCAGAAGCTGTACACAGTGTCAACTTAGCAGAACTCATGCACTGGTGATGATTATACCGAACAATGAGATACTTGAAACACTATTGTATTACTTCTGAAGGTATATCTAAACTCCATTTGCAACAAACAATATATGAGATTACTCAAAGAACTCTGAAGTTTTTTGCTTCAGTATAGCAGAACATACATTTCTAGGTAGAATGGGAGGTTTAAGAACAGTGAGAACTTGTGTTTTTCCAATATGTAGCAGCTGGGTGCAATGAAGATTGTCACAGAATTTTACTTTAACAGCAGAGAATTCTGATTTTCAGAAATGCAGATATATGACATTATTGTTGTagcattgctgcttcataacagtgatagaacaaaaattaaatagaagGCACATTGTCTGTAAAAGAAGCAGTACCATATGACTTCCTTCCAAATTCATGCAGATGTGATTAAACTACCTCAAaagatatatttgtgaaaatgaaTGTACTACTGCCATGGTATCTAAACTCTGTAACAACAAAGCATATGAGATTATTCATAGAATGTGGGGTTACTTGCTTCAATATACCAGCCAATATGTACCCAAGTAGAATGGGATTGTGAAGAACACAGTAAAAATGGTAGCACTTTCCAACAGCAAGAATTTTGTTATACCAATGAATATTACAATAGGAAAATACAGGAATGTAAGTGGAAGAGATTGATTTAGTGTAAAGCATCCAAAATGAGTTATCATTATATCATGGATGCACTAGGACACTAATTGAACAAGACTGAAATAAGAGAACACAACATAAACATCTATAACTAAAGTAATACATAGTAGCATCTTAGGGAAACATATGACTGTGCCATCAAAATAACTTTCATGGCATACTCTCCAACTCCAgtgtactactactactactactactactactactactacagcAATATCTAAACAAATTTTCCAACAAAGCATACCAGATAACAAATGTAACTCAGAAGTTTCTTGCTTCAGAAAAGCGTTGCATATAGCCCTAAGTGTCCCTGGTGTTAGGGTTTGAGAATCACTGAAGaaagaccccagactcaaatattATGCAAGaacaaagagcatttattctgaATAGACCACCAGCATTCAGAGGTTGTCACCAGTTCAGAATGGTGACCCAAACAAAGACACCCAAACCGCCTTTATAATAGGATTGtttattaaatgttttctgaTATAAAAACTGCAACGAGAACTCTGCAAGTCTTCAAGAAACATGAGTTAATAGCTTCTGAGATAAGAGACAGGCATCTAAAACCTAGATCATATTCCAAGAAGTTGTAAAACTATCAAAGGTGATATAAAAGGAACCAAGGATTTGCTATAGGTGCAAggaacaaagataaaatattgactgagttTATCTACACAAAAGTTCAAGGgcaacttagttatggtttttaactctCCGTGAACCTGTCAAGCTAGTAACAAATGATAAATGTTCAGCCAGATAATTCCTTTTAGTGAATAGGTCAGACTATGGCCTGAATTTACATGCAACATGTTTGTGAACTTTTTACCATATGATCATGCACTCTGAAAGACATACAAGTACTGAGAACAAAGAGCAGAATCAggtttcctttccccttttcttccagTGGCTTCAGCTTAGAGTGTGCAGTTCCTccagagatagaacaaaggctacTTTACCCAGGCCCTGCTGTTTTACTATGATGTGCTAAACCAGAGACTTCAGCTTCCATCTTCAGAACTACTCAGATGGTCAGGTCAGCAAAGTAACTGAGACTTAAAATAGGTAAACCTTTGTTATTGTTAGAGTTAGGTAATCTAGGCATTCACTGATGGGTGCCTGGATGCCCCAGGTGGGCTGCATTCCTATATCATGAATGATTAACCACGGAATGGGCTGCTCAGCACAGATGACCTGTCTTGATATAAGATTTCTCCCATTGATATGAATATTTTTAGACTGTTCCTGGAATGGGGGATTTTATTATCTTGTGCCTGGACTTTGGGGTCTGCTCCTGTAGCAAAAGGTTTATGGGCTTGTTTCTGAGGGGAGAAAAATGGGATAAAAATGGCCCCTTTACCCGGATTGTTAAGAAAACAGTGAAAATTATGGTacttttacaaaagaaagaaattaatatagTGATCAATGTTATAACAGAGAACTGTAAAACAAGCATGGATTGATTTGCAGGAAGTAGAGAAAATGAGATTCTCATTGTAGCACTAAACCAGTATCCCAACTGAAGAAGAGTAGAATAGGAGCACAGCATATACATCTATAAGTGAAGCATAGTCTCTGATAGATTGGCCCATATAATTCATTAGGGATACCTGGTTGTTCCTACCTGAGGTCCCTGGAATATTAGGGtatagaaacaatagaaaaaggtcagcctttccccccaccccaccctaaaGCAATTGTGGATTCTTAATGTGtttgagttccagaccagactTGGATTAGAAGGGCCCTAAGAAAGAAGTTGATTCAGCAGGGTCTATGAGACTGCATGCAGCATCAGTGGTAATGCTGGGTTCCATGGTAGAGCATGACCTCTATGAAGCAGGTGAAGTAATGGCagtaaaaaaaatacctttaattTCATGTTAGATACTTATGTATGTACATGCTTCTCTACCCCTCTAAATGCTATCACCATTCATCACACAGAAAAGTTGGAATCCTCACTATTTTAGT from Apodemus sylvaticus chromosome X, mApoSyl1.1, whole genome shotgun sequence includes these protein-coding regions:
- the LOC127675676 gene encoding ferritin heavy polypeptide-like 17 — translated: MAEAPSQVRQNYDRCCEEAINTHILLLLHASYVYLSMAFYFDRDDVALGNFKRFFLSKSHDCKASVEKFVFLQNKRGGHACLPSISKPDRSNWQGGLRAMECSFCMEMTINQSLLNLHELAKGKGDAHLCCFLEQNFLDEQVRVLKKMGGYLTNLHQMGALEHSLAEYLFDKLSLS